One Bacillota bacterium genomic region harbors:
- the terL gene encoding phage terminase large subunit, protein MPSSFCSALRALTPAHFAWTASGGRWIPYKHLLLLNRKLVDVAAGRIRRLMIFLPPRHGKSELVSRYFPAWFLGWWPDESVILTSYEADFAASWGRKARNLLEEWGPVLFGVRVSDESAAASRWNIAEHEGGMYTAGVRGPITGKGARVLIIDDPVKNEQEAMSKAYRDANWDWYLATASTRIQENGSIVLVMTRWHEDDLAGRLLKAQEEGSDRWEVLRLPALAEEDDPLGRAPGEPLCPQLFSKETLEGIRRRSGSYWWSALYQQRPQPPGGRIFKREHFRYFRESGDMYVLLRPDGEHRVPKAECWSFATVDLAVSTKQTADYFAVGVWTVTPARDLLLQEIVRTRLEGPDQLPLLRQVATKWRPAFIGIESQQYQLALVQSAVRDGLPARALHADRDKVARALVAAARYEAGVVYHRAGADWLGEYEDELCAFPTGEHDDQVDVAGYAALCLVDAAVPVVAPGGVTRTSVWRR, encoded by the coding sequence TTGCCGAGCAGCTTCTGCAGCGCGCTGCGGGCCTTGACCCCGGCCCACTTCGCCTGGACGGCGAGCGGGGGCCGGTGGATCCCGTATAAGCACCTGCTCCTTCTCAACCGCAAGCTCGTGGACGTGGCCGCCGGCAGGATCCGGCGGCTCATGATTTTCCTGCCGCCCCGGCACGGCAAGTCGGAACTGGTGAGCCGCTACTTCCCAGCGTGGTTTCTCGGATGGTGGCCGGACGAATCGGTGATCCTGACGAGTTACGAGGCGGATTTCGCCGCGAGCTGGGGCCGGAAGGCGCGGAACCTGCTCGAGGAGTGGGGGCCAGTTCTGTTTGGCGTTCGGGTCTCGGACGAATCCGCAGCAGCCTCGCGGTGGAACATCGCCGAGCACGAGGGCGGCATGTACACCGCCGGCGTCCGCGGGCCCATCACGGGCAAGGGCGCCAGGGTGCTGATCATAGACGACCCGGTCAAGAACGAGCAGGAGGCGATGAGCAAGGCCTACCGCGACGCTAACTGGGACTGGTACCTGGCCACGGCCTCGACCCGGATCCAAGAGAACGGCAGCATCGTGCTGGTGATGACCCGCTGGCACGAGGACGACCTGGCCGGCCGGCTGCTGAAGGCGCAGGAAGAGGGCAGCGACCGGTGGGAGGTCCTCAGGCTGCCGGCGCTGGCCGAGGAGGATGACCCTCTCGGCAGGGCTCCTGGCGAGCCGCTGTGCCCGCAGCTCTTCAGCAAGGAGACGCTGGAAGGCATCCGGAGGCGCTCGGGGAGTTACTGGTGGTCGGCGCTGTACCAGCAAAGGCCGCAGCCCCCGGGCGGCAGGATCTTCAAGCGGGAGCACTTCCGGTACTTCCGCGAGAGCGGCGACATGTACGTCCTGCTCAGGCCCGATGGCGAGCACCGGGTGCCGAAGGCCGAGTGCTGGTCCTTCGCGACCGTGGATCTCGCGGTGAGCACGAAGCAGACGGCAGACTACTTCGCAGTCGGCGTCTGGACGGTCACTCCGGCCCGGGATCTCCTGCTGCAGGAGATCGTGCGGACCCGGCTGGAGGGGCCGGATCAACTCCCGCTTCTCCGCCAGGTCGCCACGAAGTGGCGGCCGGCGTTCATCGGCATAGAGAGCCAGCAGTACCAGCTCGCGCTGGTGCAGAGCGCGGTGCGGGACGGGCTTCCGGCTAGGGCGCTGCATGCGGACCGGGACAAGGTTGCCCGGGCCCTGGTCGCGGCGGCCAGGTACGAGGCCGGCGTGGTTTACCACCGGGCGGGGGCGGACTGGCTCGGCGAGTACGAGGACGAGCTCTGCGCGTTCCCGACCGGCGAGCACGACGACCAGGTGGACGTGGCCGGCTACGCAGCCCTGTGCCTGGTGGACGCGGCGGTGCCCGTCGTCGCGCCGGGTGGGGTAACTCGGACAAGCGTCTGGAGGCGGTAA
- a CDS encoding DUF2190 family protein, with the protein MAYEIPVFDFTLEAAADLSASQYRFVRVDANGRAALCGAGQPAVGVLQNKPSAAGQAAQVRALGITKVVAGAAIAKGALVASDASGQAVAATVTTANTTTGALTGSHVAGIALEAAAAAGGVISVLLLPMGAVPGTAA; encoded by the coding sequence GTGGCTTACGAGATCCCTGTATTCGACTTCACGCTTGAGGCCGCGGCCGACCTGAGCGCGAGCCAGTACCGGTTCGTGCGGGTCGACGCGAATGGCCGGGCGGCCCTGTGCGGCGCCGGGCAGCCGGCCGTCGGCGTGTTGCAGAACAAGCCCAGCGCTGCCGGCCAGGCCGCGCAGGTCCGCGCGCTCGGGATCACCAAGGTCGTGGCCGGGGCCGCAATCGCCAAGGGAGCTCTGGTCGCGTCGGACGCCAGCGGCCAGGCTGTCGCGGCCACCGTAACGACCGCCAACACCACTACTGGGGCCCTTACGGGCAGCCACGTTGCCGGCATCGCCCTCGAGGCTGCAGCGGCAGCCGGAGGGGTGATTTCCGTGCTGCTTCTGCCCATGGGCGCAGTGCCTGGCACGGCGGCCTGA